One Chloroflexota bacterium genomic window, CTCTACTTTTACCTTGAGGAAATCATTTTTTCCGAGATCGGGCAATCGCAAGTAATAATGATTCCAGCCGGCATGAACTTGGAAGCGCGCCAAGTCTACATTGTTGACGGATATCTGGCATGGAGTACCTACTGGCGCATACGTGCCCAGTTCGACATCCAAATAAGGTTGCCCAGCATAGCGTAAAAACAATGTACTCGCCCGATCAATCTGGCGGTACGCGCGTCCGGTCGTATCTGTTTGAATGGAAGTCCATCCTTGCCCATGCACTTCGTGCTGACCCACCACCATGGCATCGCTCACATCGGCGAGCCGATGCGAACCAGTCCAATTTGCACGCCGACAGCTGCGACATTCGACGGGCGCATGAGTCCCTTTCAATGTCGCTCTGAACGCGCGATATTCCGATCCCCACCAGATTTCTTCAAACGATTTATCATATACGTTTCCGAGGATGCGTCCGGACACACAGCACGGATGCACATCGCCATTGTAACCGATCACAGTGTCTAACCACGCCACGCCACAGCCCTTGCGAAAACCCAGGTCGGTCGTTTGCTCTGGCGTGTAATCCGTGCGAAAGAAGCGATCCGCGATGACGAATTCTGGCGGCGGATTGCCCATCTCGTGATAGAAACGCGCGGGCGATTCCAAGCCAATCACGATCCCCAACTTTTGCGCCAGCTCGCGCGCTTCACGATACGCTTGGCGCGTCCGTTCTTTGGATCCCACCGGTTCTTTGCTTGCCAGACTAAATTCCTTGGTTAAGGCAAAATCATCCAAGGGACCAATCGTAAAATTGCGAATATCCAATTCGTCCACCATGCGAACCATATCCGGCAACTGCAGCACATTCTCCGGCATCGCGACAAACGCGACCTGCAAATGCGGCGTCGCCGATCCCAGGCGTCGCTTGACGCGATTCAAGTTAAGAATGTTTTGCTTCACCACCTCCAACTCCGCGCCTTCGCGCAAGCGTCGAAACGTTTCCGGGTCAGCCCCATCCATCGAGATCGCCATGTGGTCTAGACCGGCGCGCACGAGTTCCTCCGCCGCGCGTTCGGTGAGCAACATTCCATTCGTCGTGATGTGAACGCTCAAGTTATATGTTTTGATGCGCCGCACGATATCGGGCAATTGTTTATTGATGAGCGGCTCGCCAAACCAGGAGAGCACGACGCTCCGTGTATTGCGGAAAAGACCGTCCAATCGGTCGAGCAGGTCCATTTTCAAGTTGCCGAATTCTTGACCGCTCGTCCCCGCGCTGGGACTCTTGCCAATGGTGCGCGGACACATGGGACAACGCAAATTACAGAACGAACTGGTCTCCAGCATCACCAGTTTCGGATAAGGGATCTCCTCCAAGTAATGCGCCTGGTAGATATCTGTATCTTCAAAGAACTCAATGGTCATTTCATCCTCTGATGTATCTAGACAGTCCTCGCGCACGATGCGCCGGGCTGAAAACACGAACGGATAGAATATTGGAGTTTAGACTAACTGCAGAAAACAGGCGATTTCCCGCTATTTTTCGGCTCTTGTAAGCTAAAAATATAGCTAGAATCGAAGATTAGTCTAAACTCCAATAGAATAGTTTTCCAACTCGAAATCACCGTTCGCTATTTACTCGAATAAATCGCCGAGAAAGGTCTGCCACGTTTGCCGGACTTGCGGTTCGAGAAATGATTTGACGCGCACGCGTTGGTGCGCGGTGATGCGATGGCGCAGTGTGTCGTCGCGCACCAGGACATCTAGCACCTCTGCCAGTGCTTCGTAATCCTTGCAATGAAACTGGACACCCGCATCGCCGAGCGTCCCTGGCACTGCCGCGGCGGCATACGCCAGCACCGGTAGACCCAGGTACATGCTCTCGATGAGCGGCTTGCCAAATCCTTCGTGCTCGCTCATCGAAACATAGACATCCGCCAACTGGTAATAGGTGACCAGGTCTTGTTGCGAGGTTTTGCCGACAAAGACAACCGCGTCATCCAAATCCAGATCAATCGTCAAATTGCGCAGCCAATGTGCGTATGCCGGCATCCATGCATCGCCTACGAGAAACAGTCGCGCGCGCGGTTCGACCCGCCGATAGAAATACAACAACTTGAGCAGGTCTTCTTGCTTTTTGTTGGGCACTTGGCGACCGACAAAAAGTAAACTGGGACGCTGATGCCCATAGCGCGCCAAAAGATCCTGATTTGCCGGCAAATTGATGCTACCCTCATCGAGCGCGATGGGCAAGACACCGGTCTTGCAAAAGCCAGCCGCGACCAAATCGGTTTCGTTGAATGCCGAATCGGCTAACGCCAACCTGGTATGCGAACGCAATGCCAGCAGTTGTTCGCGTCCTTGAATCATCTCGCGATTCAGCGCGGGATTGATCGTCGTGAAAAATTCGGGCGGCGTGACATTATGATAAATCAAGATCAACTTGAGTGATGCCGCCATCAATAGATCGGCAACGGAAGAACCGATGCTGTGGTGATAGATCAACCATTCGTCACTCGATTGGGGTCGCCAGGTCGTTACCGGTCGAACCTGATCCTCCAGCGCCGGGTCAATGTACTGCGCGAAAATCTCGGACGCGAAACCCATCTCCCGCACCCAACGGCGTACTATGAATGCTTCATCCGTGATCGCATCACCGCGGGTTGCGCCGATAATCACCTGGTTTAGCGCGGTCACGTTTTTACATTCTCCGCGGTCCACGTCGCCATAATCCGCTCGAACCGATCCACGACCGTTTCCCAGGTATAGTTTTTCTGAACGTACTCCCTGCCCAGCTTGCCCATTCGATTCGCCAACCCAGGATTGTGTTTGAGCCACTCGACCGCGCCGACAAACTCATCATAGTCGCGGTACCATAATCCACCATCGCACCGACGAACATGCCCCAGGGTTACGGGACATTCCTCATTCACCAGAACTGGACGACCATTCGCCCACGATTCCATGATCGTAAATGAAAAACTCTCGTTTGCCGATGGCTGGCACAGCGCCAAGGCCGACGCGCACGCAATTGCTTTATCTTGCTCCGAAACAAATCCACGAAAATCGAACGCCGGATGAACCGGCGGTTTCACCGGTCCATCGCCTAGCACGACAAGTCGAATTTCACCACCGTTGTCAACATATCGTTGAACAAACTGATAAAGCAGATGAACATTCTTCCCATGTTCTAATCGTCCAATGTACAAAAGATCACAGCGCGGATGATCGCTTGCGTTATCTACTAACGGAGTCAACGCAACGCCGGCTCCCAAGACCGCATGATGTTGCGGTAGGATTCCTAAAACCTGCATGGCAAGCGCGCTTTCTTCCGGCGAGTTGAATATAACACCGCTCACGCTTTCCATCAAGAGGCGAGAAAACTCCAAATAGGCATACGGTTCATCGTGCAGACAGGGTACCAGTACGGTTCGCTCCGGCGCAGACCACGCCGCGTAATGCGAAAGCGGCAGCGCGTAAGGTAAAACAATCACCGCATCGAATTCTTTTGCATGTTTAGCGATATATTTATAAAGTGGAGTACTGTGCGCGCCGGTTTCTAACCAAGCATGTTGATCGGCGATTGGGAGAGTCCCCAAAATATTGAGACAAAATTCCAACGGGGACCGATGAGCGTGGTCCCACCAGGTGATTGGAAATCGCCGGACCAGAACGCCAGTGATGGTTTCTGCGCCGGCGGGGTAAACATTCTCCCAGGTGTAATGACTGCGCGCACAGGTTGTCCAAACCTCGACCATCCAACCGCGCCGCGCCGATTCCTCGGCAAAACCCATTGCCAGTTTCTCTGCGCCGCCGGCGACATCCTGACCGTAACGTAGAACGACAACTGCAATCCGCATCACGCGCTCAATCCTTTTGCGAACGCAACTGTTTCAACTCGGCTTCGAGCGCCATGATTTGCCGTTGTTGGGTTTGGCTCAACGCGGTCAATTGATTCAGCGCGCTAATCAAATGCCGGTTCACGTTGACCTGATGTTCAATCGAACGATTGACATAGAATAGGACGATCCGATGCAAATACGCGCGGGCACGCTGCCACACGGATCCAAAAATCGGGATGCGCGTCGCGCGCGTCGCGGGCAATTGCGCGCCGGTTTCTACGTTCGCAAAAGTCTCGTTGGCTAACCGAAGATGATGGTAGAGATTCGGATCATAACCAATATCGTCCGGCTCGCCGGGAAAAGCCGTACCGCCGAACGATGGAAAGACGCGCTTTTCATACCCAAGTTCTTTGCGCCGCCGGCGAATTCGTTCGCGAATCTGTTCCATAATTTCGGCGGTATTGATTTCTGGGTCGTGTATCTCGATCAAGTTGTCAGCCAGTTCTTGGTTCATTTCTTTCTCCTAAATTGCAAGCCCGATCCAAGCACCCACGAAATAGTGCGCGCACCACCTCCGGCGCAAACGCGGCAAGGCGCTCACGTTGGCGACTGACTAGACGCGTTCGCAACGAATCGTTCGCGATTACTTCGTGCGCGATTTCGGCGATGACCGGATATTCTTTTCGCCGAATCAAGACACCGGCGTCTCCCAACGTGGACGGCACACCGGTCGAAGCATACGCAAGGACAGGAACATCACAGCGCATCGCTTCGATCAGAGGAATACAGAAACCTTCGTGCTCGCTCATCGAAATGTACACGTCCGCCATTTGATAGTAGTGTTTCACAGTCTCGACGCGTCCCGTGAAAACGACCGCATCATCCAAGCCCAATCGCGCCACGAGGCGATGGAGCGCATCCACGTACTTCTGCATTCCCTCTATCGTGCCGACCAACCAGAGGCGCGAACGCGGAGTAATCCAGGTATGATAAAAATAAAACGCCTTGACGATATCGTGAATACATTTGTTGGGAGCTAATCGTCCAACGTGCAACCACCTTGTTTCGGAGTTGCCCCAGGTTAAATCAATCTGGGTCAAGCGCGACGACGGTATGTGCTCCAACGAGAAAATCGGCGGCACGACGCCGAGCACGCGGAAACCCATCTGCTCCAAATCATGTTGGTTAAAGGGCGAATCCGCAATCGCAAATGCTTTCTCAACAAAGAACGGCAGATCGCGACGCGCCTCTTCCAAACGCCGCGCCAGGTCGCCGTTCACCGCGTAGAAATAATGCGCGGGCGTGATGTTGTGATAATAGAGCACGACGCGATCCGGCAGATTCAAGACGAAGTGATTGACTTGTCCGCCGACCGAGTAGTGAAGGATCAACAGATTGTCGGAATGGCTAAACTGACGATAGGCGTAATGCGGACGACATTCCTTTGCCAGGCGCGGCTCCCAAACCTCCGCGAAAATTTCGGACGGATAACCCCACTCGCGCGACACGCGACGAAGCATCAA contains:
- a CDS encoding glycosyltransferase family 4 protein; its protein translation is MRIAVVVLRYGQDVAGGAEKLAMGFAEESARRGWMVEVWTTCARSHYTWENVYPAGAETITGVLVRRFPITWWDHAHRSPLEFCLNILGTLPIADQHAWLETGAHSTPLYKYIAKHAKEFDAVIVLPYALPLSHYAAWSAPERTVLVPCLHDEPYAYLEFSRLLMESVSGVIFNSPEESALAMQVLGILPQHHAVLGAGVALTPLVDNASDHPRCDLLYIGRLEHGKNVHLLYQFVQRYVDNGGEIRLVVLGDGPVKPPVHPAFDFRGFVSEQDKAIACASALALCQPSANESFSFTIMESWANGRPVLVNEECPVTLGHVRRCDGGLWYRDYDEFVGAVEWLKHNPGLANRMGKLGREYVQKNYTWETVVDRFERIMATWTAENVKT
- a CDS encoding glycosyltransferase family 4 protein; amino-acid sequence: MQPRAIHQILPFFGYADAIGNLALMLRRVSREWGYPSEIFAEVWEPRLAKECRPHYAYRQFSHSDNLLILHYSVGGQVNHFVLNLPDRVVLYYHNITPAHYFYAVNGDLARRLEEARRDLPFFVEKAFAIADSPFNQHDLEQMGFRVLGVVPPIFSLEHIPSSRLTQIDLTWGNSETRWLHVGRLAPNKCIHDIVKAFYFYHTWITPRSRLWLVGTIEGMQKYVDALHRLVARLGLDDAVVFTGRVETVKHYYQMADVYISMSEHEGFCIPLIEAMRCDVPVLAYASTGVPSTLGDAGVLIRRKEYPVIAEIAHEVIANDSLRTRLVSRQRERLAAFAPEVVRALFRGCLDRACNLGERNEPRTG
- a CDS encoding glycosyltransferase family 4 protein, whose product is MTALNQVIIGATRGDAITDEAFIVRRWVREMGFASEIFAQYIDPALEDQVRPVTTWRPQSSDEWLIYHHSIGSSVADLLMAASLKLILIYHNVTPPEFFTTINPALNREMIQGREQLLALRSHTRLALADSAFNETDLVAAGFCKTGVLPIALDEGSINLPANQDLLARYGHQRPSLLFVGRQVPNKKQEDLLKLLYFYRRVEPRARLFLVGDAWMPAYAHWLRNLTIDLDLDDAVVFVGKTSQQDLVTYYQLADVYVSMSEHEGFGKPLIESMYLGLPVLAYAAAAVPGTLGDAGVQFHCKDYEALAEVLDVLVRDDTLRHRITAHQRVRVKSFLEPQVRQTWQTFLGDLFE
- a CDS encoding radical SAM protein, producing MTIEFFEDTDIYQAHYLEEIPYPKLVMLETSSFCNLRCPMCPRTIGKSPSAGTSGQEFGNLKMDLLDRLDGLFRNTRSVVLSWFGEPLINKQLPDIVRRIKTYNLSVHITTNGMLLTERAAEELVRAGLDHMAISMDGADPETFRRLREGAELEVVKQNILNLNRVKRRLGSATPHLQVAFVAMPENVLQLPDMVRMVDELDIRNFTIGPLDDFALTKEFSLASKEPVGSKERTRQAYREARELAQKLGIVIGLESPARFYHEMGNPPPEFVIADRFFRTDYTPEQTTDLGFRKGCGVAWLDTVIGYNGDVHPCCVSGRILGNVYDKSFEEIWWGSEYRAFRATLKGTHAPVECRSCRRANWTGSHRLADVSDAMVVGQHEVHGQGWTSIQTDTTGRAYRQIDRASTLFLRYAGQPYLDVELGTYAPVGTPCQISVNNVDLARFQVHAGWNHYYLRLPDLGKNDFLKVKVESIVPAQVLIRAARLQQVDQRVWWERANGSLPMKYVQGLWYAGRHYVSRRAPWLARLYRRTIRKAIVQQY